In Streptomyces qaidamensis, one DNA window encodes the following:
- a CDS encoding malate dehydrogenase: MTRTPVNVTVTGAAGQIGYALLFRIASGQLLGADVPVKLRLLEITPALKAAEGTAMELDDCAFPLLQGIDITDDPNVAFDGANVGLLVGARPRTKGMERGDLLEANGGIFKPQGQAINAHAADDVKILVVGNPANTNALIAQAAAPDVPAERFTAMTRLDHNRALTQLAKKTGSTVADIKRLTIWGNHSATQYPDIFHATIAGKNAAEVVNDEKWLAEDFIPTVAKRGAAIIEARGASSAASAANAAIDHVHSWVNGTADGDWVSMGIPSDGSYGVPEGLISSFPVTTKDGQYEIVQGLEINEFSRARIDASVKELEEEREAVRGLGLI; this comes from the coding sequence ATGACCCGCACTCCCGTGAACGTCACCGTCACCGGCGCGGCCGGCCAGATCGGTTACGCCCTGCTCTTCCGCATCGCCTCCGGTCAGCTGCTCGGCGCGGACGTGCCGGTGAAGCTGCGCCTGCTGGAGATCACGCCCGCCCTGAAGGCGGCCGAGGGCACGGCCATGGAGCTGGACGACTGCGCGTTCCCGCTCCTGCAGGGCATCGACATCACCGACGACCCGAACGTCGCCTTCGACGGCGCCAACGTCGGTCTGCTCGTCGGCGCCCGCCCTCGCACCAAGGGCATGGAGCGCGGCGACCTGCTGGAGGCCAACGGCGGCATCTTCAAGCCGCAGGGCCAGGCCATCAACGCCCACGCCGCGGACGACGTCAAGATCCTGGTCGTCGGTAACCCGGCCAACACCAACGCCCTCATCGCCCAGGCCGCCGCGCCGGACGTACCGGCCGAGCGGTTCACCGCGATGACCCGCCTGGACCACAACCGCGCGCTGACCCAGCTCGCGAAGAAGACGGGCTCGACGGTCGCCGACATCAAGCGCCTGACCATCTGGGGCAACCACTCCGCCACCCAGTACCCCGACATCTTCCACGCCACCATCGCCGGCAAGAACGCCGCCGAGGTCGTGAACGACGAGAAGTGGCTGGCCGAGGACTTCATCCCGACCGTCGCCAAGCGCGGCGCCGCCATCATCGAGGCCCGTGGCGCCTCGTCGGCCGCTTCCGCCGCCAACGCCGCCATCGACCACGTCCACTCGTGGGTCAACGGCACCGCCGACGGCGACTGGGTCTCCATGGGCATCCCGTCCGACGGTTCCTACGGCGTGCCGGAGGGGCTCATCTCCTCCTTCCCCGTCACCACCAAGGACGGCCAGTACGAGATCGTCCAGGGCCTGGAGATCAACGAGTTCTCCCGCGCCCGGATCGACGCCTCCGTCAAGGAGCTCGAGGAGGAGCGCGAGGCGGTCCGCGGCCTCGGCCTCATCTGA
- a CDS encoding aldehyde dehydrogenase family protein: MAESTELQARETIHAGGVWRAAVSGATREILDPADALPFAVVAEGDEKDTDLAIAAARRAFDEGPWPHTPVTERAALLRRVADLLVRDRDKLGRLEAQDAGKTVEEGRVDIDCVADAFRYFADLVAGEAPGRVVDAGSTDIHSVVVHEPIGVCAMITPWNYPLLQASWKIAPALAAGNTFVVKPSEITPMTTIAVIELLVEAGLPAGVANIVTGPGHSVGARLSEHPDVDLVSFTGGLVSGTKVAEAAAPTVKKVALELGGKNPNVVFADACATEEGFDTAVDQALNAAFIHSGQVCSAGARLIIEESVRDRFVTELARRAERIRLGRGTEDGVECGPLVSEQQRAKVEMYVESALKEGAVLRSGGKRPEPSPQRPENGYFYEPTVLDHCHREMRVIREEVFGPVLTVETFRTEDEAVALANDTEYGLAGGVWTADAGRARRVAGRLRHGTIWINDFHPYLPQAEWGGFGKSGVGRELGPAGLAEYRETKHVYQNLAPKPVRWFAG; the protein is encoded by the coding sequence ATGGCGGAAAGTACCGAACTTCAGGCACGCGAAACCATCCATGCGGGAGGAGTGTGGCGGGCGGCCGTCTCCGGGGCCACCCGCGAGATCCTCGACCCCGCGGACGCCCTGCCCTTCGCCGTGGTCGCGGAGGGCGACGAGAAGGACACCGATCTGGCGATCGCCGCGGCCCGGCGCGCCTTCGACGAGGGGCCGTGGCCGCACACGCCCGTCACCGAGCGGGCCGCGCTGCTGCGCCGCGTCGCCGATCTCCTCGTGCGGGACCGCGACAAGCTCGGCCGGCTGGAGGCCCAGGACGCGGGCAAGACCGTCGAGGAGGGCCGCGTCGACATCGACTGTGTCGCCGACGCCTTCCGCTACTTCGCCGACCTGGTCGCCGGCGAGGCCCCCGGCCGGGTCGTGGACGCGGGCTCGACCGACATCCACAGCGTCGTCGTGCACGAGCCGATCGGCGTCTGCGCGATGATCACGCCCTGGAACTACCCGCTGCTCCAGGCCAGCTGGAAGATCGCCCCCGCCCTCGCCGCCGGCAACACCTTCGTCGTCAAGCCGAGCGAGATCACGCCGATGACGACGATCGCGGTCATCGAGCTGCTCGTCGAGGCCGGACTCCCCGCGGGCGTCGCCAACATCGTCACCGGCCCGGGCCACTCCGTCGGCGCGCGCCTGTCCGAGCACCCCGACGTCGACCTGGTCTCCTTCACCGGCGGCCTGGTCAGCGGCACCAAGGTCGCCGAGGCCGCCGCCCCGACCGTCAAGAAGGTCGCCCTCGAACTCGGCGGCAAGAACCCCAACGTCGTCTTCGCCGACGCCTGCGCCACCGAGGAGGGCTTCGACACCGCCGTCGACCAGGCCCTCAACGCCGCCTTCATCCACAGCGGCCAGGTCTGCTCGGCCGGCGCCCGCCTGATCATCGAGGAGTCCGTCCGGGACCGCTTCGTCACCGAACTCGCCCGGCGCGCCGAGAGGATCCGCCTCGGCCGCGGCACCGAGGACGGCGTCGAGTGCGGCCCGCTCGTCTCCGAGCAGCAGCGCGCCAAGGTCGAGATGTACGTCGAGTCCGCCCTCAAGGAGGGTGCGGTGCTGCGCTCCGGCGGCAAGCGCCCCGAGCCGTCCCCGCAGCGGCCCGAGAACGGCTACTTCTACGAGCCGACCGTCCTCGACCACTGCCACCGCGAGATGCGCGTCATCCGGGAGGAGGTCTTCGGGCCGGTCCTCACCGTCGAGACCTTCCGTACCGAGGACGAGGCCGTGGCCCTCGCCAACGACACCGAGTACGGACTCGCGGGCGGCGTCTGGACCGCCGACGCGGGCCGTGCCCGCCGGGTGGCCGGCCGGCTGCGCCACGGCACGATCTGGATCAACGACTTCCACCCCTACCTGCCGCAGGCGGAGTGGGGCGGTTTCGGCAAGAGCGGAGTGGGACGCGAACTCGGCCCCGCCGGACTCGCCGAGTACCGGGAGACCAAGCACGTCTACCAGAACCTCGCTCCCAAGCCGGTGCGCTGGTTCGCGGGCTGA